Proteins from a single region of Macrobrachium nipponense isolate FS-2020 chromosome 11, ASM1510439v2, whole genome shotgun sequence:
- the LOC135224480 gene encoding uncharacterized protein LOC135224480 translates to MQRVVCLLVLAVALVAAQDKKPEGNTRFGPGGLSVPVGGPIGGGILPIGGLPACPPLAPPRPVCKFYERNHCGHYICSVDQKPFECPPVRPECPGLRFGPTLCYTDDDCSGHDKCCPDACLDHLTCKGHSSGVFF, encoded by the exons ATGCAA CGCGTTGTATGTTTGCTGGTCCTAGCTGTGGCCCTTGTGGCAGCACAAGACAAGAAGCCGGAGGGAAATACTAGATTCGGTCCAGGTGGTCTATCCGTACCTGTAGGGGGTCCTATTGGTGGTGGCATTTTACCTATTGGTGGCTTACCCGCATGCCCACCTTTGGCCCCACCAAGGCCCGTATGCAAATTCTACGAACGCAACCACTGTGGACATTACATTTGCTCCGTTGACCAGA aGCCATTCGAGTGCCCTCCAGTCAGACCCGAATGCCCAGGTCTGAGATTCGGCCCCACCTTGTGCTACACCGACGACGACTGCTCCGGGCACGATAAGTGCTGCCCCGACGCCTGCCTGGATCACCTGACCTGCAAAGGACACTCCTCCGGTGTCTTCTTCTAA
- the LOC135224630 gene encoding uncharacterized protein LOC135224630 yields MQFVMIVLVTALLVASVNSYRPSFNPINFGGAAYDSAYRTGAFPHRRYYGGHLGRPTYGNFGSQYPRPSYGQFGSPYVPNGPVNGQPQGFFPGGEPIHTQGFVQPSVHPAGIPSVPSSGPVSHPALGQKPIHAQGGNVQPVASGIADVPLKGGNTAGPIHGQVAGGVPSVEKQPEGIPAGFTPSLTETAVKPNCKLFTKDPNGKYICDNAQVPESPVAFQCPAVTPICPKLGERITPQQCESDTDCGGFGRCCRDACYENSICKAA; encoded by the exons atgcAG TTCGTAATGATCGTGTTGGTTACTGCCCTGTTGGTGGCGAGTGTCAACTCCTATCGACCATCGTTCAATCCTATCAATTTTGGAGGTGCAGCGTATGACTCTGCTTATCGCACTGGTGCCTTTCCACACAGGAGATACTATGGAGGCCACTTAGGCAGACCAACCTATGGGAACTTTGGTAGCCAATATCCTAGACCGTCTTATGGACAGTTTGGAAGCCCTTATGTTCCAAATGGACCCGTGAATGGACAACCTCAAGGATTCTTCCCAGGTGGCGAACCCATTCATACGCAAGGATTTGTACAACCTAGTGTCCACCCAGCGGGAATTCCTTCGGTGCCTTCTTCAGGACCCGTGAGTCACCCAGCACTGGGTCAGAAACCTATTCATGCGCAGGGAGGGAACGTGCAACCTGTAGCTTCAGGAATTGCAGATGTCCCTCTTAAAGGAGGAAATACAGCTGGTCCCATTCATGGCCAAGTGGCAGGTGGAGTACCGTCTGTGGAGAAACAACCCGAAGGTATTCCCGCAGGTTTTACCCCATCATTGACCGAAACTGCTGTCAAACCCAACTGCAAATTATTTACGAAAGATccaaatggaaaatatatttgcgACAACGCCCAAG ttccAGAATCTCCAGTTGCCTTTCAGTGCCCCGCAGTTACGCCCATTTGCCCCAAGCTCGGGGAAAGAATAACGCCACAGCAATGCGAAAGTGACACTGATTGTGGAGGTTTTGGCCGATGCTGCCGTGATGCATGCTACGAAAACTCCATCTGCAAAGCAGCCTAA